From Elephas maximus indicus isolate mEleMax1 chromosome 1, mEleMax1 primary haplotype, whole genome shotgun sequence, a single genomic window includes:
- the LOC126073164 gene encoding patr class I histocompatibility antigen, A-126 alpha chain-like isoform X1: MAPRTLLLLLSGALALTQARAGSHSLRYFHTAVSRPGLGEPRFIAVGYVDDTQFGKFDSDAPNPRAEPRAPWAEQEGPEHWEELTRRAKYISLTSRVRLQSLRDYYNHSDAGSHTFQRMFGCEVDSKGLFLRGRYQYAYDGADYISLNEDLRSWTAADTVAQITQRQWIEAAVSGHKKAFLEGLCVEWLRRYLENGKESLQRADPPKTHVTHHLISEREATLRCWALGFYPAEITLTWQRNGEDQTQDMELVETRPTGDGTFQKWAAIVVPFGQEQRYTCHVQHEGLPKPLTLRWESHSQYPAIIMGVIAGLILLVVIVAVVAGAVIWRKKQSGSKGAQGCDVSLMASKELQPDSSREKEKLLKSGMKEGTLPQK, from the exons ATGGCGCCCCGGaccctcctcctgctgctctcGGGGGCCCTGGCCCTGACCCAGGCCCGGGCGG GCTCCCACTCCCTGAGGTATTTTCACACCGCTGTGTCCCGGCCCGGCCTCGGGGAGCCCCGCTTCATCGCCGTCGGCTATGTGGACGACACTCAGTTCGGAAAGTTTGACAGCGACGCCCCGAATCCGAGGGCAGAGCCGCGGGCGCCGTGGGCTGAGCAGGAGGGGCCGGAGCATTGGGAAGAGCTGACGCGGAGAGCCAAGTACATCTCACTGACTTCCCGAGTGCGCCTGCAGTCTCTGCGCGACTACTACAACCACAGCGACGCCG GGTCTCACACATTCCAGAGGATGTTTGGCTGTGAAGTGGACTCCAAGGGACTCTTCCTCCGCGGGCGCTATCAGTACGCCTATGATGGAGCCGATTACATCTCCCTGAACGAGGACCTGCGCTCCTGGACGGCAGCGGACACAGTCGCTCAGATCACCCAGCGCCAGTGGATAGAGGCCGCTGTATCCGGGCATAAGAAGGCCTTCCTGGAGGGCTTGTGTGTGGAATGGCTCCGCAGATACTTGGAGAATGGGAAGGAGTCTCTGCAGCGCGCAG ACCCCCCCAAAACACATGTGACCCACCACCTCATCTCTGAACGTGAGGCCACGCTGAGgtgctgggccctgggcttcTACCCTGCGGAGATCACCCTGACCTGGCAGCGAAATGGGGAGGACCAGACCCAGGACATGGAGCTTGTGGAGACCAGACCTACGGGGGATGGGACCTTCCAGAAGTGGGCGGCCATAGTGGTGCCCTTTGGACAGGAGCAGAGATACACGTGCCATGTGCAGCATGAGGGGCTGCCCAAGCCTCTCACCTTGAGATGGG AGTCCCATTCTCAGTACCCCGCCATCATCATGGGAGTCATTGCTGGCCTGATTCTCCTTGTGGTCATTGTAGCTGTGGTGGCTGGAGCTGTGATCTGGAGGAAGAAACAGTCAG GCAGCAAAGGTGCCCAGGGCTGTGATGTGTCTCTCATGGCTTCTAAAG aaCTTCAGCCAGACTCatcaagggaaaaagaaaaattactaaaATCTGGAATGAAAGAAGGGACATTACCTCAGAAATAA
- the LOC126073164 gene encoding patr class I histocompatibility antigen, A-126 alpha chain-like isoform X15 — MAPRTLLLLLSGALALTQARAGSHSLRYFHTAVSRPGLGEPRFIAVGYVDDTQFGKFDSDAPNPRAEPRAPWAEQEGPEHWEELTRRAKYISLTSRVRLQSLRDYYNHSDAGSHTFQRMFGCEVDSKGLFLRGRYQYAYDGADYISLNEDLRSWTAADTVAQITQRQWIEAAVSGHKKAFLEGLCVEWLRRYLENGKESLQRADPPKTHVTHHLISEREATLRCWALGFYPAEITLTWQRNGEDQTQDMELVETRPTGDGTFQKWAAIVVPFGQEQRYTCHVQHEGLPKPLTLRWESHSQYPAIIMGVIAGLILLVVIVAVVAGAVIWRKKQSGSNSAQGSDVSLMACKA; from the exons ATGGCGCCCCGGaccctcctcctgctgctctcGGGGGCCCTGGCCCTGACCCAGGCCCGGGCGG GCTCCCACTCCCTGAGGTATTTTCACACCGCTGTGTCCCGGCCCGGCCTCGGGGAGCCCCGCTTCATCGCCGTCGGCTATGTGGACGACACTCAGTTCGGAAAGTTTGACAGCGACGCCCCGAATCCGAGGGCAGAGCCGCGGGCGCCGTGGGCTGAGCAGGAGGGGCCGGAGCATTGGGAAGAGCTGACGCGGAGAGCCAAGTACATCTCACTGACTTCCCGAGTGCGCCTGCAGTCTCTGCGCGACTACTACAACCACAGCGACGCCG GGTCTCACACATTCCAGAGGATGTTTGGCTGTGAAGTGGACTCCAAGGGACTCTTCCTCCGCGGGCGCTATCAGTACGCCTATGATGGAGCCGATTACATCTCCCTGAACGAGGACCTGCGCTCCTGGACGGCAGCGGACACAGTCGCTCAGATCACCCAGCGCCAGTGGATAGAGGCCGCTGTATCCGGGCATAAGAAGGCCTTCCTGGAGGGCTTGTGTGTGGAATGGCTCCGCAGATACTTGGAGAATGGGAAGGAGTCTCTGCAGCGCGCAG ACCCCCCCAAAACACATGTGACCCACCACCTCATCTCTGAACGTGAGGCCACGCTGAGgtgctgggccctgggcttcTACCCTGCGGAGATCACCCTGACCTGGCAGCGAAATGGGGAGGACCAGACCCAGGACATGGAGCTTGTGGAGACCAGACCTACGGGGGATGGGACCTTCCAGAAGTGGGCGGCCATAGTGGTGCCCTTTGGACAGGAGCAGAGATACACGTGCCATGTGCAGCATGAGGGGCTGCCCAAGCCTCTCACCTTGAGATGGG AGTCCCATTCTCAGTACCCCGCCATCATCATGGGAGTCATTGCTGGCCTGATTCTCCTTGTGGTCATTGTAGCTGTGGTGGCTGGAGCTGTGATCTGGAGGAAGAAACAGTCAG
- the LOC126073164 gene encoding patr class I histocompatibility antigen, A-126 alpha chain-like isoform X17, with the protein MAPRTLLLLLSGALALTQARAGSHSLRYFHTAVSRPGLGEPRFIAVGYVDDTQFGKFDSDAPNPRAEPRAPWAEQEGPEHWEELTRRAKYISLTSRVRLQSLRDYYNHSDAGSHTFQRMFGCEVDSKGLFLRGRYQYAYDGADYISLNEDLRSWTAADTVAQITQRQWIEAAVSGHKKAFLEGLCVEWLRRYLENGKESLQRADPPKTHVTHHLISEREATLRCWALGFYPAEITLTWQRNGEDQTQDMELVETRPTGDGTFQKWAAIVVPFGQEQRYTCHVQHEGLPKPLTLRWESHSQYPAIIMGVIAGLILLVVIVAVVAGAVIWRKKQSGSKGAQGCDVSLMASKA; encoded by the exons ATGGCGCCCCGGaccctcctcctgctgctctcGGGGGCCCTGGCCCTGACCCAGGCCCGGGCGG GCTCCCACTCCCTGAGGTATTTTCACACCGCTGTGTCCCGGCCCGGCCTCGGGGAGCCCCGCTTCATCGCCGTCGGCTATGTGGACGACACTCAGTTCGGAAAGTTTGACAGCGACGCCCCGAATCCGAGGGCAGAGCCGCGGGCGCCGTGGGCTGAGCAGGAGGGGCCGGAGCATTGGGAAGAGCTGACGCGGAGAGCCAAGTACATCTCACTGACTTCCCGAGTGCGCCTGCAGTCTCTGCGCGACTACTACAACCACAGCGACGCCG GGTCTCACACATTCCAGAGGATGTTTGGCTGTGAAGTGGACTCCAAGGGACTCTTCCTCCGCGGGCGCTATCAGTACGCCTATGATGGAGCCGATTACATCTCCCTGAACGAGGACCTGCGCTCCTGGACGGCAGCGGACACAGTCGCTCAGATCACCCAGCGCCAGTGGATAGAGGCCGCTGTATCCGGGCATAAGAAGGCCTTCCTGGAGGGCTTGTGTGTGGAATGGCTCCGCAGATACTTGGAGAATGGGAAGGAGTCTCTGCAGCGCGCAG ACCCCCCCAAAACACATGTGACCCACCACCTCATCTCTGAACGTGAGGCCACGCTGAGgtgctgggccctgggcttcTACCCTGCGGAGATCACCCTGACCTGGCAGCGAAATGGGGAGGACCAGACCCAGGACATGGAGCTTGTGGAGACCAGACCTACGGGGGATGGGACCTTCCAGAAGTGGGCGGCCATAGTGGTGCCCTTTGGACAGGAGCAGAGATACACGTGCCATGTGCAGCATGAGGGGCTGCCCAAGCCTCTCACCTTGAGATGGG AGTCCCATTCTCAGTACCCCGCCATCATCATGGGAGTCATTGCTGGCCTGATTCTCCTTGTGGTCATTGTAGCTGTGGTGGCTGGAGCTGTGATCTGGAGGAAGAAACAGTCAG GCAGCAAAGGTGCCCAGGGCTGTGATGTGTCTCTCATGGCTTCTAAAG
- the LOC126073164 gene encoding patr class I histocompatibility antigen, A-126 alpha chain-like isoform X14 yields the protein MAPRTLLLLLSGALALTQARAGSHSLRYFHTAVSRPGLGEPRFIAVGYVDDTQFGKFDSDAPNPRAEPRAPWAEQEGPEHWEELTRRAKYISLTSRVRLQSLRDYYNHSDAGSHTFQRMFGCEVDSKGLFLRGRYQYAYDGADYISLNEDLRSWTAADTVAQITQRQWIEAAVSGHKKAFLEGLCVEWLRRYLENGKESLQRADPPKTHVTHHLISEREATLRCWALGFYPAEITLTWQRNGEDQTQDMELVETRPTGDGTFQKWAAIVVPFGQEQRYTCHVQHEGLPKPLTLRWESHSQYPAIIMGVIAGLILLVVIVAVVAGAVIWRKKQSGSKGAQGCDVSLMASKGLK from the exons ATGGCGCCCCGGaccctcctcctgctgctctcGGGGGCCCTGGCCCTGACCCAGGCCCGGGCGG GCTCCCACTCCCTGAGGTATTTTCACACCGCTGTGTCCCGGCCCGGCCTCGGGGAGCCCCGCTTCATCGCCGTCGGCTATGTGGACGACACTCAGTTCGGAAAGTTTGACAGCGACGCCCCGAATCCGAGGGCAGAGCCGCGGGCGCCGTGGGCTGAGCAGGAGGGGCCGGAGCATTGGGAAGAGCTGACGCGGAGAGCCAAGTACATCTCACTGACTTCCCGAGTGCGCCTGCAGTCTCTGCGCGACTACTACAACCACAGCGACGCCG GGTCTCACACATTCCAGAGGATGTTTGGCTGTGAAGTGGACTCCAAGGGACTCTTCCTCCGCGGGCGCTATCAGTACGCCTATGATGGAGCCGATTACATCTCCCTGAACGAGGACCTGCGCTCCTGGACGGCAGCGGACACAGTCGCTCAGATCACCCAGCGCCAGTGGATAGAGGCCGCTGTATCCGGGCATAAGAAGGCCTTCCTGGAGGGCTTGTGTGTGGAATGGCTCCGCAGATACTTGGAGAATGGGAAGGAGTCTCTGCAGCGCGCAG ACCCCCCCAAAACACATGTGACCCACCACCTCATCTCTGAACGTGAGGCCACGCTGAGgtgctgggccctgggcttcTACCCTGCGGAGATCACCCTGACCTGGCAGCGAAATGGGGAGGACCAGACCCAGGACATGGAGCTTGTGGAGACCAGACCTACGGGGGATGGGACCTTCCAGAAGTGGGCGGCCATAGTGGTGCCCTTTGGACAGGAGCAGAGATACACGTGCCATGTGCAGCATGAGGGGCTGCCCAAGCCTCTCACCTTGAGATGGG AGTCCCATTCTCAGTACCCCGCCATCATCATGGGAGTCATTGCTGGCCTGATTCTCCTTGTGGTCATTGTAGCTGTGGTGGCTGGAGCTGTGATCTGGAGGAAGAAACAGTCAG GCAGCAAAGGTGCCCAGGGCTGTGATGTGTCTCTCATGGCTTCTAAAG
- the LOC126073164 gene encoding patr class I histocompatibility antigen, A-126 alpha chain-like isoform X18, which produces MAPRTLLLLLSGALALTQARAGSHSLRYFHTAVSRPGLGEPRFIAVGYVDDTQFGKFDSDAPNPRAEPRAPWAEQEGPEHWEELTRRAKYISLTSRVRLQSLRDYYNHSDAGSHTFQRMFGCEVDSKGLFLRGRYQYAYDGADYISLNEDLRSWTAADTVAQITQRQWIEAAVSGHKKAFLEGLCVEWLRRYLENGKESLQRADPPKTHVTHHLISEREATLRCWALGFYPAEITLTWQRNGEDQTQDMELVETRPTGDGTFQKWAAIVVPFGQEQRYTCHVQHEGLPKPLTLRWESHSQYPAIIMGVIAGLILLVVIVAVVAGAVIWRKKQSGSKGAQGCDVSLMASKA; this is translated from the exons ATGGCGCCCCGGaccctcctcctgctgctctcGGGGGCCCTGGCCCTGACCCAGGCCCGGGCGG GCTCCCACTCCCTGAGGTATTTTCACACCGCTGTGTCCCGGCCCGGCCTCGGGGAGCCCCGCTTCATCGCCGTCGGCTATGTGGACGACACTCAGTTCGGAAAGTTTGACAGCGACGCCCCGAATCCGAGGGCAGAGCCGCGGGCGCCGTGGGCTGAGCAGGAGGGGCCGGAGCATTGGGAAGAGCTGACGCGGAGAGCCAAGTACATCTCACTGACTTCCCGAGTGCGCCTGCAGTCTCTGCGCGACTACTACAACCACAGCGACGCCG GGTCTCACACATTCCAGAGGATGTTTGGCTGTGAAGTGGACTCCAAGGGACTCTTCCTCCGCGGGCGCTATCAGTACGCCTATGATGGAGCCGATTACATCTCCCTGAACGAGGACCTGCGCTCCTGGACGGCAGCGGACACAGTCGCTCAGATCACCCAGCGCCAGTGGATAGAGGCCGCTGTATCCGGGCATAAGAAGGCCTTCCTGGAGGGCTTGTGTGTGGAATGGCTCCGCAGATACTTGGAGAATGGGAAGGAGTCTCTGCAGCGCGCAG ACCCCCCCAAAACACATGTGACCCACCACCTCATCTCTGAACGTGAGGCCACGCTGAGgtgctgggccctgggcttcTACCCTGCGGAGATCACCCTGACCTGGCAGCGAAATGGGGAGGACCAGACCCAGGACATGGAGCTTGTGGAGACCAGACCTACGGGGGATGGGACCTTCCAGAAGTGGGCGGCCATAGTGGTGCCCTTTGGACAGGAGCAGAGATACACGTGCCATGTGCAGCATGAGGGGCTGCCCAAGCCTCTCACCTTGAGATGGG AGTCCCATTCTCAGTACCCCGCCATCATCATGGGAGTCATTGCTGGCCTGATTCTCCTTGTGGTCATTGTAGCTGTGGTGGCTGGAGCTGTGATCTGGAGGAAGAAACAGTCAG GCAGCAAAGGTGCCCAGGGCTGTGATGTGTCTCTCATGGCTTCTAAAG CATGA
- the LOC126073164 gene encoding patr class I histocompatibility antigen, A-126 alpha chain-like isoform X2 gives MAPRTLLLLLSGALALTQARAGSHSLRYFHTAVSRPGLGEPRFIAVGYVDDTQFGKFDSDAPNPRAEPRAPWAEQEGPEHWEELTRRAKYISLTSRVRLQSLRDYYNHSDAGSHTFQRMFGCEVDSKGLFLRGRYQYAYDGADYISLNEDLRSWTAADTVAQITQRQWIEAAVSGHKKAFLEGLCVEWLRRYLENGKESLQRADPPKTHVTHHLISEREATLRCWALGFYPAEITLTWQRNGEDQTQDMELVETRPTGDGTFQKWAAIVVPFGQEQRYTCHVQHEGLPKPLTLRWESHSQYPAIIMGVIAGLILLVVIVAVVAGAVIWRKKQSGSKGAQGCDVSLMASKGCQHQVQGSLDSLTSDLLLLPLLP, from the exons ATGGCGCCCCGGaccctcctcctgctgctctcGGGGGCCCTGGCCCTGACCCAGGCCCGGGCGG GCTCCCACTCCCTGAGGTATTTTCACACCGCTGTGTCCCGGCCCGGCCTCGGGGAGCCCCGCTTCATCGCCGTCGGCTATGTGGACGACACTCAGTTCGGAAAGTTTGACAGCGACGCCCCGAATCCGAGGGCAGAGCCGCGGGCGCCGTGGGCTGAGCAGGAGGGGCCGGAGCATTGGGAAGAGCTGACGCGGAGAGCCAAGTACATCTCACTGACTTCCCGAGTGCGCCTGCAGTCTCTGCGCGACTACTACAACCACAGCGACGCCG GGTCTCACACATTCCAGAGGATGTTTGGCTGTGAAGTGGACTCCAAGGGACTCTTCCTCCGCGGGCGCTATCAGTACGCCTATGATGGAGCCGATTACATCTCCCTGAACGAGGACCTGCGCTCCTGGACGGCAGCGGACACAGTCGCTCAGATCACCCAGCGCCAGTGGATAGAGGCCGCTGTATCCGGGCATAAGAAGGCCTTCCTGGAGGGCTTGTGTGTGGAATGGCTCCGCAGATACTTGGAGAATGGGAAGGAGTCTCTGCAGCGCGCAG ACCCCCCCAAAACACATGTGACCCACCACCTCATCTCTGAACGTGAGGCCACGCTGAGgtgctgggccctgggcttcTACCCTGCGGAGATCACCCTGACCTGGCAGCGAAATGGGGAGGACCAGACCCAGGACATGGAGCTTGTGGAGACCAGACCTACGGGGGATGGGACCTTCCAGAAGTGGGCGGCCATAGTGGTGCCCTTTGGACAGGAGCAGAGATACACGTGCCATGTGCAGCATGAGGGGCTGCCCAAGCCTCTCACCTTGAGATGGG AGTCCCATTCTCAGTACCCCGCCATCATCATGGGAGTCATTGCTGGCCTGATTCTCCTTGTGGTCATTGTAGCTGTGGTGGCTGGAGCTGTGATCTGGAGGAAGAAACAGTCAG GCAGCAAAGGTGCCCAGGGCTGTGATGTGTCTCTCATGGCTTCTAAAG
- the LOC126073164 gene encoding patr class I histocompatibility antigen, A-126 alpha chain-like isoform X3: MAPRTLLLLLSGALALTQARAGSHSLRYFHTAVSRPGLGEPRFIAVGYVDDTQFGKFDSDAPNPRAEPRAPWAEQEGPEHWEELTRRAKYISLTSRVRLQSLRDYYNHSDAGSHTFQRMFGCEVDSKGLFLRGRYQYAYDGADYISLNEDLRSWTAADTVAQITQRQWIEAAVSGHKKAFLEGLCVEWLRRYLENGKESLQRADPPKTHVTHHLISEREATLRCWALGFYPAEITLTWQRNGEDQTQDMELVETRPTGDGTFQKWAAIVVPFGQEQRYTCHVQHEGLPKPLTLRWESHSQYPAIIMGVIAGLILLVVIVAVVAGAVIWRKKQSGSKGAQGCDVSLMASKATDIGGLNLGVSSGNSGT; the protein is encoded by the exons ATGGCGCCCCGGaccctcctcctgctgctctcGGGGGCCCTGGCCCTGACCCAGGCCCGGGCGG GCTCCCACTCCCTGAGGTATTTTCACACCGCTGTGTCCCGGCCCGGCCTCGGGGAGCCCCGCTTCATCGCCGTCGGCTATGTGGACGACACTCAGTTCGGAAAGTTTGACAGCGACGCCCCGAATCCGAGGGCAGAGCCGCGGGCGCCGTGGGCTGAGCAGGAGGGGCCGGAGCATTGGGAAGAGCTGACGCGGAGAGCCAAGTACATCTCACTGACTTCCCGAGTGCGCCTGCAGTCTCTGCGCGACTACTACAACCACAGCGACGCCG GGTCTCACACATTCCAGAGGATGTTTGGCTGTGAAGTGGACTCCAAGGGACTCTTCCTCCGCGGGCGCTATCAGTACGCCTATGATGGAGCCGATTACATCTCCCTGAACGAGGACCTGCGCTCCTGGACGGCAGCGGACACAGTCGCTCAGATCACCCAGCGCCAGTGGATAGAGGCCGCTGTATCCGGGCATAAGAAGGCCTTCCTGGAGGGCTTGTGTGTGGAATGGCTCCGCAGATACTTGGAGAATGGGAAGGAGTCTCTGCAGCGCGCAG ACCCCCCCAAAACACATGTGACCCACCACCTCATCTCTGAACGTGAGGCCACGCTGAGgtgctgggccctgggcttcTACCCTGCGGAGATCACCCTGACCTGGCAGCGAAATGGGGAGGACCAGACCCAGGACATGGAGCTTGTGGAGACCAGACCTACGGGGGATGGGACCTTCCAGAAGTGGGCGGCCATAGTGGTGCCCTTTGGACAGGAGCAGAGATACACGTGCCATGTGCAGCATGAGGGGCTGCCCAAGCCTCTCACCTTGAGATGGG AGTCCCATTCTCAGTACCCCGCCATCATCATGGGAGTCATTGCTGGCCTGATTCTCCTTGTGGTCATTGTAGCTGTGGTGGCTGGAGCTGTGATCTGGAGGAAGAAACAGTCAG GCAGCAAAGGTGCCCAGGGCTGTGATGTGTCTCTCATGGCTTCTAAAG